The following proteins are encoded in a genomic region of Rhizobium sp. CCGE531:
- a CDS encoding NAD(P)/FAD-dependent oxidoreductase, whose product MVGRYDVIVLGAGAAGMMCAIRAGQRGRSVVVLDHAAAPGEKIRISGGGRCNFTNINAGPRNFLSANPHFAKSALARFTPRDFLAMVERHSIAWHEKTLGQLFCDNSAKDIIRMLTDEMRAAGVQLRLRTEIGGIEQSAGGYRIDTSEGILEASSLVVATGGKSIPKMGATGFAYRIAEQFGLPLVETRPGLVPLTLDPQLLQRLAPLSGIAAPAEIRHGKTAFREALLFTHRGLSGPAILQISSYWREGEDITVVLEPDIDLFELLKKAKQANGRQSAQTALAEILPKRLAQHFVESEGISGNMADQSDKRLQQLAVAIQSWPVKPSGSEGYRTAEVTLGGIDTACLDSRTMQVKTVPGLFFIGECVDVTGWLGGYNFQWAWASGHVAGEAA is encoded by the coding sequence GTGGTTGGCAGATATGATGTAATCGTCCTCGGCGCGGGCGCGGCAGGCATGATGTGCGCCATCCGCGCCGGCCAGCGCGGGCGCTCCGTCGTCGTGCTCGATCATGCCGCCGCACCCGGCGAAAAGATCCGTATTTCCGGCGGCGGCCGCTGCAACTTCACCAATATCAATGCCGGTCCGAGGAACTTCCTGTCCGCCAATCCGCATTTCGCCAAATCGGCGCTGGCGCGCTTCACGCCCAGGGATTTCCTGGCCATGGTCGAGCGCCATAGCATTGCCTGGCATGAGAAGACGCTCGGCCAGCTCTTCTGCGATAACAGCGCCAAGGACATCATCCGCATGTTGACGGACGAGATGCGCGCTGCGGGTGTGCAGCTTCGGCTGCGAACCGAGATCGGCGGCATTGAGCAAAGTGCTGGCGGCTATCGCATCGACACCTCGGAAGGCATTCTCGAAGCATCCTCGCTGGTCGTCGCGACGGGCGGCAAGTCGATTCCCAAGATGGGGGCCACCGGCTTTGCCTATCGCATCGCCGAGCAATTCGGATTGCCGCTCGTTGAGACCCGACCGGGCCTCGTGCCGCTGACGCTCGATCCGCAATTGCTTCAGCGCCTGGCGCCGCTGTCGGGCATTGCCGCGCCTGCCGAGATCCGCCACGGCAAGACAGCCTTCCGCGAGGCCCTGCTCTTCACCCATCGCGGCCTCAGCGGTCCCGCCATCCTGCAGATTTCCTCCTATTGGCGGGAAGGGGAGGACATTACCGTCGTGCTCGAGCCCGATATCGACCTGTTTGAGCTTCTCAAGAAGGCCAAGCAGGCGAATGGCCGGCAATCCGCGCAGACAGCCCTTGCCGAGATCCTGCCGAAACGGCTGGCGCAGCATTTCGTCGAGAGCGAAGGCATATCGGGCAATATGGCCGATCAGTCCGACAAGCGCCTGCAGCAGCTCGCGGTCGCTATCCAGTCCTGGCCGGTCAAGCCGTCGGGGTCCGAAGGTTATCGCACGGCGGAGGTGACGTTGGGCGGCATCGACACGGCCTGCCTCGATTCGCGAACGATGCAGGTGAAAACCGTCCCCGGCCTCTTCTTCATCGGCGAATGTGTGGACGTCACGGGTTGGCTCGGCGGCTATAATTTCCAGTGGGCCTGGGCCTCCGGCCATGTCGCCGGCGAGGCGGCCTGA
- a CDS encoding ankyrin repeat domain-containing protein — translation MTFKALVFRGAVLSGIVAAVTMSLGMLVVTASDVSAASAQCKKLDPNGKDMGGDTNFALAVRDKKADVVKQMLACGAKLDMKTTEGWYPLHTAAYYGPADMIDFLVSKGADVNARGDYDGWTPLHMASQQDDPAVVKALLKDGADKTIKSASGKTAAEMATDPAIAALLK, via the coding sequence ATGACGTTCAAGGCCTTGGTATTCCGCGGCGCAGTTCTTTCAGGCATCGTTGCGGCCGTGACGATGTCGCTTGGCATGCTTGTCGTCACGGCATCGGATGTCAGTGCCGCTTCGGCGCAATGCAAGAAGCTGGACCCGAACGGCAAGGATATGGGCGGCGATACGAATTTCGCCCTTGCGGTCCGCGACAAGAAAGCCGATGTCGTCAAGCAGATGCTGGCCTGCGGCGCCAAGCTGGACATGAAGACGACGGAGGGGTGGTATCCGCTACATACCGCCGCCTATTACGGCCCCGCCGACATGATCGATTTCCTGGTCTCGAAGGGCGCCGACGTCAATGCGCGCGGCGATTACGATGGCTGGACGCCGTTGCACATGGCGAGCCAGCAGGATGATCCGGCCGTCGTCAAAGCGTTGTTGAAGGATGGCGCCGACAAGACCATCAAATCCGCTTCCGGCAAGACTGCCGCCGAAATGGCGACCGATCCCGCCATTGCGGCCTTGCTGAAGTAG
- a CDS encoding glutamine synthetase family protein, giving the protein MPARKTPLKASVPVSKIPTVPPSLRSARGVANWKEAAQWLRARGIEDIECITPDLAGVPRGKMMPTSKFTSNTSLALPSAIYRHTISGEYPEETESFRYEPRDSDLKLVPDLSTLSVVPWESDPTAQVICDIVNSEGHAVSYTPRNLLKRIMGLYCERGWKPVVAPEIEFYLVAKNDDPDYPLHPPKGRSGRSILGGQGYSIAGINEFDELIDDIYHFSEKQGLEIDTLIHEEGPAQLEINLRHGDPIELADQVFMFKRTIREAALKHGIYATFMAKPMQSQAGSAMHIHQSVVNIETGKNVFTNPDGSPSQEFFYFIGGMQRYVPNALAMLAPYVNSYRRLAPNMSCPVNNAWGYDNRTTAFRVPVSDPQARRVENRLPSSDANPYLALAASLASGLLGIMKKVEPTAPTEDSANEGSIDLPRGLLEAIALLEDEPAFEEVLGKDFIDIYAGVKRGEFETFMQVISPWEREFLLLNV; this is encoded by the coding sequence ATGCCCGCGAGAAAGACCCCGCTGAAAGCTTCCGTACCTGTCTCGAAAATCCCTACGGTTCCTCCCAGTCTGAGATCGGCACGCGGCGTGGCAAACTGGAAAGAGGCAGCCCAATGGCTGCGGGCACGCGGGATCGAGGACATAGAATGCATCACCCCGGACCTTGCCGGCGTGCCGCGCGGCAAGATGATGCCGACCTCGAAATTCACCTCCAATACATCGCTGGCGCTGCCCTCGGCGATCTACCGCCACACGATTTCGGGCGAATATCCGGAGGAGACGGAGAGCTTCCGCTACGAGCCGCGCGACAGCGACCTGAAGCTGGTGCCCGATCTTTCGACGCTTTCGGTCGTGCCCTGGGAGAGCGATCCGACGGCGCAGGTAATCTGCGATATCGTCAATTCCGAAGGGCACGCGGTGTCCTATACGCCGCGCAACCTGCTGAAGCGGATCATGGGGCTCTATTGCGAGCGCGGCTGGAAACCGGTGGTCGCACCCGAAATCGAATTCTACCTGGTCGCCAAGAACGACGATCCCGACTATCCGCTGCATCCGCCGAAGGGCCGCTCCGGCCGCTCGATCCTTGGCGGCCAGGGCTATTCGATCGCCGGCATCAACGAGTTCGACGAACTGATCGACGATATCTACCATTTCTCGGAGAAGCAGGGTCTCGAGATCGACACGCTGATCCATGAAGAGGGTCCGGCGCAGCTCGAAATCAACCTGCGCCACGGCGATCCGATCGAGCTTGCCGACCAGGTATTCATGTTCAAGCGCACCATTCGCGAGGCGGCGCTGAAGCATGGCATCTACGCGACCTTCATGGCCAAGCCGATGCAGAGCCAGGCAGGCTCGGCGATGCATATCCACCAGTCGGTCGTGAACATCGAGACCGGCAAGAACGTCTTCACCAATCCTGACGGCAGCCCGTCACAGGAATTCTTCTATTTCATCGGCGGCATGCAGCGCTACGTGCCGAATGCGCTCGCCATGCTGGCGCCCTATGTGAATTCCTATCGGCGGCTGGCGCCGAACATGTCCTGCCCGGTCAACAATGCCTGGGGCTACGACAACCGCACCACGGCCTTCCGCGTTCCCGTTTCCGATCCGCAGGCGCGACGCGTCGAAAACCGGCTGCCGAGTTCCGACGCCAATCCCTATCTGGCGCTTGCCGCCTCGCTCGCCTCCGGCCTGCTCGGCATCATGAAGAAGGTGGAGCCGACGGCACCGACCGAGGATTCGGCCAATGAGGGATCGATCGATCTGCCGCGCGGCCTTTTGGAAGCCATCGCGCTGCTGGAAGACGAGCCGGCCTTCGAGGAGGTCCTCGGCAAGGACTTCATCGACATCTATGCCGGCGTCAAGCGCGGCGAATTCGAGACCTTCATGCAGGTGATCAGCCCGTGGGAGCGGGAATTCCTTCTGCTCAACGTGTGA